The genomic DNA GGCATCGACCGCGCGCTGCGGTTCATGGCCGCCTGCGGCGTCGACCTCTCGGAGGCCTCCACCATCCACCAGGTCGACTTCTACACCTCCCACGAGGCGCTCCTGCTCAGCTTCGAACAGGCCATGACCAGGCAGGACAGCCTCACCGGGGGCTGGTACGACACCTCGGCGCACCTGCTGTGGGTCGGTGACCGCACCCGCCAGCTCGACGGTGCCCACGTCGAGTTCCTCTCCGGGGTCGGCAACCCGGTCGCGGTCAAGCTGGGCCCCACCGCGACCCCCGACCAGACCGTCGCCCTCTGCGACCGGCTCGACCCGCACCGGGTCCCCGGCCGGCTCACCCTGGTCAGCCGGCTCGGCGCGGGCCGGGTGATGGAGCTGCTGCCCTCCCTGGTGCGCGCGGTCGGGGAAGCCGGCCACCCGGTCGTGTGGGCCTGCGACCCGATGCACGGCAACACCTTCATCGGGCCGTCCGGGCACAAGACGCGCCGCTTCGAGGACGTCATGGCCGAGCTCCGCGGCTTCTTCACGGTCCACCGGGCCGAGGGCACCCACCCCGGCGGCATCCACGTCGAGCTGAGCGGCGAGGACGTCACCGAGTGCCTGGGCGGCGCCGAGGAGATCCTCGACGGCCACCTCGGCCAGCGCTACGAGACCGCCTGCGACCCGCGCCTCAACGCCAGCCAGTCGCTCGAGTGCGCCTTCCAGGTCGCCGAGCTGCTCCGCAACGCCTGACGGCGCCGAGCTGCTCGGAGCGGGGCTGCGCCGCTGGCATCTCGTCCTGACGGCCAGGTCCGGCCGTCAGCCGACCGGGACGGTCTCCGGGACGCCGAACCTGCGCCAGTACTCCTTGCCGGTCTCGGGCAGGTCGCGGATCGGGTCGTAGTACTCGTAGCGGCGCACGAGCGCGTCGGGGACGTCGAACTCGATCCCGGTGCGGTAGTTCTTCGTCCAGTACGAGATGCCCTTCTCGCGGTCGTACGACTCGACCTGGTGGACCCAGCGCTTGCCCACGAACGGCACGTCGCAGACGACCCTGGGGGTGGCGAAGCCAGGCAGGTAGCCCATGATCGCGTGCTGCAGCGCCTGGGCCTCGGCGACCGAGACCCGCCAGTGCTCGGAGCTGGGGATCATGTCGCACATGTAGAAGTAGTACGGCATCACCCTGGTGTGGTCGAGCAGGGTGAAGCAGAGGTCGAGCAGGTCCTTGGGCGTGGCATTGACCCCGCGGAGCAGCACGCCCTGGTTGCGGACGTCCCGGAACCCCATGTCGAGCAGCTTGCGGACCACCCTGGCCACCAGCGGGGTGAGCTGGTTGGCGTGGTTGACGTGGACGTGCACAGCCAGGTCGACGTCCCGGTCGTTGGCCTTGATGGCCAGCCGCTCGAGCCCCGCGAGCACGTCGTCCTGGAGGAAGTGCTGGGGCAGGCCCATGAGCCCCTTGGTTGCCAGGCGCAGGTCGCGTACGTGCTCGATGTCGAGCACGGCCGAGACGAACTGCTCGAGCACCCGGATCGGCAGGTTGGCGACGTCGCCGCCGGACACCACCACGTCGCGGACGGACGGGGTGCGGCGCAGGTAGTCGAGGATCTGCTCGTGCCGGCTGGGCTGCTTGATCTGGAACTTGTACTTGGCCACCTGCGGGGTGGAGTTGCCCACCAGGTCCATGCGGGTGCAGTGGCCGCAGTACTGCGGGCAGGTGGAGAGCAGCTCGGCCAGGACCTTGGTCGGGTAGCGGTGGGTGAGCCCCTCGACCGCCCACATGTCGGCCTCGTGCAGGCTGTCGCGGGTGGCCAGCGGGTGGCTCGGCCACTCCGGGTCGCGGTCGTCGAACGCCGGCAGCATGTAGCGGCGGACCGGGTCGGTCCACAGGCCGCGCTCGTCCATGGTGTTGAGCATCTGGGGCGGGACGAGCATCGACATGGTGGCCCGCTCGGCCTGGTCGCGCTCGATCGAGGCGAGCAGGCCGGCGGGGAGCAGGTCGCCGAAGACGGCCACGAGCTGGCGCAGGTTCTTGACGGTGTGGGCGCGCTGCCACTGGGCCGACTCCCACTCCTTGCGGGTCACGGCGGCGTAGCCGGGGAGCCGGGTCCAGTCCGGCTCGGCCCACTCGCGCGCGAGCGGGTAGGTGAACGGCTGCTCGGCCGGGTGGGCTCTGGGCACCCGGTGGAAGAAGGGGCCCGGGTTGGTCTTCGACATGGCGTCCCTCGATGTGCGCGGGGGCCTGCTCGGAGATGCCGGCAGGGTCCTTCTCGATCGCAGGGGCCTGCTCGGCCTGCCGGCAGGGTCCTTCTCGATCCGGCCACAAGGACTCGGCGACCACGGGGCCGGGCGCCCTCGGGGCGTGGGGGAGCCTCCAAGACCTCGGCCCGGCCTCACGCGCTCCAGGCGAGCGTGGCGACGGCGCAGTCGCTTAGACGATAGCAAACCGGCGTGCCGCCGAGGAGCGGTTCCAGTCGCGGCCGGGCTGCCGGGCCGCGGCCGCGAACGCCGGGCCCAGCCGCGGCTGCCGGGGCTGCCCGGGCTGCCGGGGCTGGCGCGTCGTCGAACGGCTCGGTCAGAGAGCCTTGTTGCCGGTGACGGCGTAGTAGACGGCGGCCAAGTCCTCGTCGCCGTGGCCGAGCTGGGTGGCCCGGCCGAACTGCTGGGCCATCGTGCCGGCCAGCGGGAGCGGCATGTCGCAGTCCCCGGCCGCCTCCAGGACCAGGCGGACGTCCTTGTGCGCGAGATGGAGCGCGAAGCTCGGCGGGAAGTCGGCTTCCATCATCATCCTGCCCTTGAGGTCGGCGTAGGGCGCGCCCAGGGGACCACCCCGGATGG from Actinomycetes bacterium includes the following:
- a CDS encoding 3-deoxy-7-phosphoheptulonate synthase class II; its protein translation is MTSPLRVEPEAWTPGSWRPLDAAQQPDWPDPAALEGVLGQVAKLPPLVFAGEVRSLQGHLARVAAGHGFLLQAGDCAESFDAFSADSIRDKLKVILQMAVVLTYGAGLPVVKLGRIAGQFAKPRSAPTELVDGVELASYRGDMVNGAAPTPEARRADPARLLQAYHQSSATLNLLRAFTKGGFADLNQVHVWNQEFVARSSAGQRYEATASGIDRALRFMAACGVDLSEASTIHQVDFYTSHEALLLSFEQAMTRQDSLTGGWYDTSAHLLWVGDRTRQLDGAHVEFLSGVGNPVAVKLGPTATPDQTVALCDRLDPHRVPGRLTLVSRLGAGRVMELLPSLVRAVGEAGHPVVWACDPMHGNTFIGPSGHKTRRFEDVMAELRGFFTVHRAEGTHPGGIHVELSGEDVTECLGGAEEILDGHLGQRYETACDPRLNASQSLECAFQVAELLRNA
- a CDS encoding lysine 2,3-aminomutase, which encodes MSKTNPGPFFHRVPRAHPAEQPFTYPLAREWAEPDWTRLPGYAAVTRKEWESAQWQRAHTVKNLRQLVAVFGDLLPAGLLASIERDQAERATMSMLVPPQMLNTMDERGLWTDPVRRYMLPAFDDRDPEWPSHPLATRDSLHEADMWAVEGLTHRYPTKVLAELLSTCPQYCGHCTRMDLVGNSTPQVAKYKFQIKQPSRHEQILDYLRRTPSVRDVVVSGGDVANLPIRVLEQFVSAVLDIEHVRDLRLATKGLMGLPQHFLQDDVLAGLERLAIKANDRDVDLAVHVHVNHANQLTPLVARVVRKLLDMGFRDVRNQGVLLRGVNATPKDLLDLCFTLLDHTRVMPYYFYMCDMIPSSEHWRVSVAEAQALQHAIMGYLPGFATPRVVCDVPFVGKRWVHQVESYDREKGISYWTKNYRTGIEFDVPDALVRRYEYYDPIRDLPETGKEYWRRFGVPETVPVG